Genomic DNA from Marinitoga litoralis:
TTAGAAAAAGAGATATTACAGTTTTATTAGAAGAACGAATAACCTTCAAAGGGTTATTTCCATATGATTATGCTGAATTATGGAAAATATTATACCCGAATTGGAATGAAAAAAAATATAAAGAGTTAATGATGGAATTTGATTTACCTATTAATAAACCTGTTCATGCATATTCTTCAGGTATGAAAACATTATTTTATATTATTCTTATGTTTTCTGCTCAACCAAAAATAATGATATTAGATGAACCTACACAAAATATAGATCCTGTTAAAAAAGATAAAATATTGAAAATGTTAAAAGCATTTGTGTCAAATAGCGAAAACATTGTTATAATGTCTACACATCATATTGAAGAGGTAGAATTAATAGCAACAAGATTTGCAATAATTAATTCTGGTAAAACAA
This window encodes:
- a CDS encoding ABC transporter ATP-binding protein, coding for MLEVINLEKSYGPKPALIDVNLTINPGDIYVLVGPNGAGKTTTLKCIYGDLKPDEGKILINGKKLNKIRKRDITVLLEERITFKGLFPYDYAELWKILYPNWNEKKYKELMMEFDLPINKPVHAYSSGMKTLFYIILMFSAQPKIMILDEPTQNIDPVKKDKILKMLKAFVSNSENIVIMSTHHIEEVELIATRFAIINSGKTTFEGNIEKALSDHRIVKQSEMTEEMEIITPLDEGILVRTNEDIGRLPDFREVVLGYLKK